A stretch of the Rosa rugosa chromosome 5, drRosRugo1.1, whole genome shotgun sequence genome encodes the following:
- the LOC133708219 gene encoding glutamine synthetase nodule isozyme-like, which yields MSLLSDIINLNLSESSQKIIAEYIWIGGSGTDLRSKARTLPGPVEDPAQLPKWNYDGSSTNQAPGDDSEVILYPQAIFKDPFRRGSNILVICDAYTPAGEPIPTNKRAAAAKIFSHPDVAKEEPWYGIEQEYTLLQKDTNWPLGWPIGGFPGPQGPYYCGAGADKAFGRDIVDAHYKACLYAGINISGINAEVMPGQWEFQVGPTEGIAAGDQIWAARYILERITEIAGVVLSLDPKPIKGDWNGAGAHCNYSTKSMRNDGGIEVIKKAIEKLSLRHKEHIAAYGEGNERRLTGHHETADINTFSWGVANRGASVRVGRDTEKQGKGYFEDRRPASNMDPYIVTSMIAETTILTK from the exons ATGTCTCTCCTCTCTGATATCATCAACCTCAACCTCTCGGAATCCAGCCAGAAGATCATCGCCGAATACATATG GATAGGTGGATCTGGTACGGACTTGAGAAGCAAAGCCAGG ACTCTGCCCGGGCCGGTTGAAGACCCAGCACAGCTACCAAAGTGGAACTACGACGGTTCGAGCACAAACCAAGCTCCAGGGGACGATAGTGAAGTGATCTTATA TCCCCAGGCTATTTTCAAGGACCCATTCAGAAGAGGGAGCAATATCTTG GTGATATGCGATGCGTATACGCCGGCCGGAGAGCCGATCCCTACCAACAAGAGGGCAGCTGCTGCCAAGATATTCAGCCACCCCGACGTTGCCAAAGAAGAGCCTTG gTATGGAATTGAGCAGGAGTACACTCTTCTTCAGAAGGATACAAATTGGCCACTTGGGTGGCCTATTGGTGGCTTCCCTGGTCCACAG GGGCCTTACTACTGTGGTGCAGGAGCAGACAAGGCCTTCGGGCGTGATATAGTTGATGCTCATTACAAGGCCTGCCTCTATGCTGGAATCAATATCAGTGGCATCAATGCTGAGGTTATGCCAGGCCAG TGGGAATTTCAAGTTGGTCCTACTGAAGGTATTGCTGCTGGTGATCAAATATGGGCTGCTCGATACATCCTTGAG AGAATCACAGAAATCGCAGGAGTTGTTCTTTCTTTGGACCCTAAACCAATCAAG GGTGACTGGAACGGTGCCGGTGCTCACTGTAACTACAG TACCAAGTCGATGAGAAATGATGGTGGGATTGAAGTAATCAAGAAGGCCATTGAAAAACTGAGCTTGCGTCACAAGGAGCACATTGCTGCTTATGGAGAAGGCAACGAGAGGAGACTGACTGGTCACCATGAGACCGCTGACATCAACACTTTCTCTTGG GGAGTGGCGAATAGGGGTGCCTCCGTCCGTGTTGGTCGTGATACCGAAAAACAAGGCAAAG GGTATTTTGAGGACAGAAGGCCAGCGTCCAACATGGATCCCTATATTGTGACTTCCATGATTGCCGAGACCACCATTCTCACCAAGTAG